The Melanotaenia boesemani isolate fMelBoe1 chromosome 17, fMelBoe1.pri, whole genome shotgun sequence genome segment AAAATACCTTTACATACACTTACAACAATGTGGTATTAACCATTCCtaagtgttttcatttgctttttgttttgctgctcagctaattttacttttacttttactttaccATTTTCTCTCAatcctttattttttctctgtcattAGCTGTTGTGGAGCAGGAActgcagcagacacagagaaaacCACAGATCTTCTGTCATCCAACCTCACCATCTTCTCCATGAACAGTGGGAGGAACCCTCGTGTTGTCATGGCAGTGAACATATTACAGGATATGCTGTACAGGTTGGTGTTGTGCACACATGAACACGTGTGTCAAGAGGTGAATAAACAATTCATACATGAGTCAAGATTTTAAAGTAATGGATGGCTTCTTATTCTTTCATGACCCTAGGTATCATGGTCAGATTGGTGCCAGTCTCATACTGGGAGGAGTGGACTGCACTGGGAATCACCTGTATACGGTGGGGCCATATGGGAGTGTAAATAAGGTTCCATACCTTGCAATGGGTATGTGACATAACTCATTAACAGCGCAATAAGTGACATCTACTCTTTAAGTCTATGTTGGTTGAGTTCCTGAGATGTTCTCTTTGTTGGTTCTTCTGTCGAGCACATCAAAACCTCTTCACATGACCATATCCTTGTTAACTCTACAAATcacagtaaatattttaatgtgctGCAGGTATGCATTTAGTTCACGGTCGGTTAGTTTCAGATTAAACTTCTTTTTGTGCCTACAGGATCTGGAGATCTGGCTGCTCTTGGGATTTTAGAGGACGGGTTCAAACATGACCTGGAGGTGAAAGCCTGGACcaatatttaaacacacatgAAATGATAGCTGATCATTTAAACTGGATCTCAACTAGattttcaaacacaaacatgtttggatttaactgattaatttttctgtgtttgctcATTTCTTCATCAGCTTTTTTCTTATCTGTTGCAGCTGGAAAAGGCGAAGGAACTGGTGCGAGATGCCATCCATGCTGGCATCATGAGTGACCTCGGCTCAGGGAACAACATCGACATCTGTGTCATCACCAAAGAAGGTGTGGACTACATCAGACCCTACCAGGAGTCTCAGTACAAAGATAAGAGGTAGGTTTTTAATGAGGATGCCAGTCTACTCTTCTAACAGATTCTTGAAGAATAAATTTTTGGTGACTTTTATGTGGAACCATCTCTCTAAAACAAAGTTGTCTCTGATGAGCTATCAATTCTTTTAGCCTTTCTCTGTCACCATTTATGTTGTATTTCAAATTTGTTTGAGGCTGTTaacttttaaattctttaaaaaaaataaaaaattttttaagtAGATCATGTTGTGCCACTTCACTCCTGCTCTTAAGCTGCTAGCAGATGGTATTTGACACAAACCATATTTTCTAAACATAGAAGCCTCTTGTTATTAGTTGCCAACCATTAACTTTTAATCAACCTGTCTCATCTGCATTGTTAAATGCTAACTGTAAATAgtgtaaatgtgtaattatttgattaaattcaTCATCTAGATCATTGATTAATCAAACTTATCTATTTGTCTGCAGGAAAATGAAATACAAGTATCAACCAGGCACGACAGCAGTTCTCACAGAGAAAGTTGTCCCATTCCACGTGGAGGTTGTACAGGAGACTGTTCAACAGATGGATACTGTCTGAGCTGTGACGTACAAGCACACTTAAATACAACATATAGCAGTTAGATGACATCTCTTAATTTAACTGAACTGTTTTTACAGATTTGTCATATAATAGCAAATATTTGTaaacatgcttttgttttttatgctttatgaTGTATAATTCAAAAACTGTAATAATGCAGGGTTTATCACTTGGTATGTGGattaaaacactgaataaaaacctttttacacTCCTATGACCCATGCtgctgtattattttatttgatttttttcatgtttttacatgcCAGCTTTTACGTTAATTCCATTCACCATTTGTCCAGAATCTTTTCATGTCAATCTACACACACAGGCTACTTTGCTGCACATGCTAATTAATATTACTCTACATCAATAATACATCATTTAACTAGCTGTACAGCATGTACACGATCCTCTGCTGGGTTCCTGAAACCTGATTTTGGAGTTTCCGCTTGGAGACTGATGATGAAAACGTCTTTTAGCTCTTCTATTGGTTGAAGAGACAGTggcacattgttttattttagatttacagtaaaaacttaatttctacACTTTCTTTCAACACTTTTAATTTAGAAATGTACGAATTTAGTAGCATATATAttggtggtaaaaaaaaaaagatcttgtgTTAATGACAAGTTTTAACGTTTGAATACAACATACAGTAAAATCGTTTGTAAAACTTTCACTTTCGGATTCTTTGTCACGTATGAGGAAATTACTGTCGGTGCCGACCGACATCcagctttgtgtttttggaAATCGTAAAACTTTATAATACATATTAAGATCAGACTATAGTTGCTCTGTTGTAAGACATAATGGCACTTGCTGAAGTTAGTGGATTTAATCCATATTCTGAATTCTGTAGGCAGATTTTTAGAGCAGGACAGACGCACCTTGAGGACCGACCCAGCCACTATAGTTTCGGGACCAAAACGCAAGAATTTGCTGTTCCTCTGGGTGTAGAGGTAAGTATTATTTTACAACAGtccggaaaaaaaaaaaaaaaacactggacaTTTTTCAGTAAACCTGCCACAGCATGAAGGACTCGATGCGCATCCGGTTATTTTACGCGTCATTTGAAAACGCGTGACATCTCAGAGAAGCGTCGCTACTTCTATGAAATCAACctaattattacaaaaacaaacagtttcAGTCAAACACGCTATTTTACAACATctgtcttgtttcttttcttcctcctgtgTAACCACGCTTAATGCATTTggataacttttgttttttgtttactcGCAGCCTGCAGGGTTTCTGAAATCCTGTAACAGTGAGGGAGGGGTGAGTATTGACCTGAACCACGGGACGACCACTCTGGCCTTCAAGTTCAAGCATGGAGTCATCGTGGCTGTGGACTCCAGAGCATCAGCTGGCCGTTATTTGGGTAACATGCGGGGCTGGGGACTGTCAGCTTTTCATGGGACAAGGGGGGAAGATATAAACTAATCTTTTCTTATTATCTTAAATCCTTCCTAAacctatctctctctctctatatatatatatagagagagagagagagagagagggagagttAGACTTAGGAAGGATTTAAGGAAATGGTGAACTAATTGTTATGATCCTACATTgatagcatgaaaaaaaaaacttgttctgagctcttttttttctcattagcATAATTGGGCTATTTAAACTTGCACATACTTTTACattcttttctttgttaaatgtaAACTGTAAACAGACAAATACCATCACCTATATAAGCATTTGCCAAGATGATACTGTGTACATGCTGGAATTATTATCAATAACATTATAATTTTGGTGTAGAATATATAAAGTTCTGCAGATTACACGTTGCAATCACATACACTTGGGCATCTGAAGTAAAACTCAGTTTACTCTGAAAATCAGTTACAGCTTTAGAATTTATTCTTGGGGAGCCACCATGGGGGCCAGACAGATTTTAAAGGTGGCTAGTGCCCCCTCAGGCCACCCCTCTGGCCTCGTCCTTGCTTCCAAACCTGAGTAACTTGGAAGAGAAAAGCTGGAATAGGTGGAAGTGAATACGTTATGGAAAGATGGATTAAACAAATTCTGTAAAACTAGTATTTTCCATTCACACGTAACATGCATGTGAGCATGTTAATTAGTTTTTGACATCACCATAGAGTTTGGAATTTATAATTAAGACTTAttagtgtttctttgtttaagATGATTACTGTTATAATGTTGACTACTTTAACTGATAGTCTCAACCcttgtctttctctctttttcattttaaatatttatttatttattttctaaaatgcgTCTTGGCTCTACAGCATCCAATGACGTCAATAAGGTGATAGAGATCAACCCGTACCTGCTGGGCACCATGTCGGGCAGTGCTGCCGACTGTCAGTACTGGGAGAGACTCCTCGCCAAGGAATGCAGGTCTGTCCAGCATTGTTGTCCATTTTCATACAACTAATTGTCTGTTAGACTCGGTTTCAGTTTTTGTGCCACATAAACATCAAATCAACTGTTTTTAAGTTAACAAAAATTACCTTTGGATGGACAATATATATCCAGATTTTGTAAAGAGGAGATTGGACATCCAGAAAAAGAGCTGTTAAATTTTGTGAAATACTTGTTAAGATTAGATGTCGCACATGAtgagaaaacacaacaatgaacTTGCTgtaatttagatttttgtggCTTAAATATTAACTTTTATACTTGTGTGTATGAGCTCTCTTACTCAGGCTTAGTAGCATATTCTAGtttgcttataaaatatttaggatttatataaaagatatagaaaacttaaaaaaaaaaaatgaacaaagaaactGGATAACTTTTTCTACCGTTCTTTAAAGTTTTGGAGATAAGGCCTGTGACATTGCAGTATTCATCAGTTTTGAATGCAATATTCCTTTTGTAGTGGGGTCTATTATGACTCTAGGTAACATCCTGAATGGAAACCTATTGATAGGACTGTATCATTATAACAATGATTTTATGAGagtatgtaatatatatatagaataaaaaaagaggctTATGAACTCAAGAAGAATATCCCACATGTCATTTTTTGGCTTTAAGTTCAGAATAATCTGGATGACCTACCAGACTTACTCATTTGTTGACTGTTTTGCTTATTAACACAttggtttctttcttttatttcatccaGGTTGTACAAGCTGAGGAACAACCAACGGatctctgtgtctgctgcctCTAAGCTGCTGTCTAACATGATGTTGGGCTACAAAGGCATGGGCCTCTCGATGGGGAGCATGATCTGTGGATGGGACAAACAGGTAATCTGCGACGTGTATGTTGGGGTTTGTTTATGTTACTGTGATTTTTTCAATTAATACTTTTCAGAGCTTGTGTCACTGTCTcacatatttatcaaaaatttaaaatgcaatACATTGTAAAGATTTTAACTTTAGTACTGATAGTATTTCAATGGCAGAGGCCAGATCTTATTATTAGAATTCAGTTAATCCAcagctatttatttttaacagtatCTTATGTGAATTAGTTTATATAGTTGGTTGTTTTCttaaatacagtatataagGTTGAAGTATTTATACTGAATCTACCAGCATGTTATTATTGATTAGAAAAACTGGTGAACCTGCCACTTTTAGATTTACTTTAAGTTTTACCTTTGACCTTCATGTTTTTGAGCTGGCTTCTTCTTGTCCTGTACTGTGCGCAGTCATATATCGGCCTCCTAAATACTGTAATAGTTTTTTCcgttattaaatgttttaagctGCCACcacctttgtttttctggtctggtctggtttcAGAGGCAAAAGAGCACCCGCCACAAACCAGTTGAAAATCTTGGTATACAGaagtttatttataatagatgAAAGGAATTAATGTCCGATTTAAGACATCTGGGCCAGCAGGTCAGTAAGAACATTTctacacaaacaacacaaagggaactcaagggatttgGACTGAACACTTGTgtagctattaaaaaaaacactaatcagTGAGACTAACCAGAGACAAAGGTTTTGATTTGTAACATAAAGGTTGGACTCTGTAGCAATGGAAGATAGTCGTGTTGtttgatgagtccagatttaccgtgttccagagtgatgggagcatcaggtgagaagagaagcagatgaagggATGCATTCATCATGCCTAGGGcatactgtacaagcctgtggagGAAGTCTGtaatctggggttgctgcagttggtcagatCTAAGTTGAGCAACTATATGTGTCCAAAAATTTGATCAgttgatacctgaatatacagAATGACAAGCTTATTCCATCAGTCgagttttttcttccctgatggtaTGAGCGTATTCCAAGTTGACAATGCAGGATttatggggctcagattgtgaaagagtggttcagggaacaggagacatacATACATGGACTGGCCATCACAGAGAccgaatctttgggatgtgttggagaaggttTCATGTAGTAGTCACTCTCCCaccatcaatacaagatcttggtgattttttttttaacttgtcctgtccagcattgtagtaaagagaatgatggtctgacccgcctctatatttatttatttaaatatattgctttatcttcatcttttcaaatatggaatttatgtaatcttgctggacctgactggagaggacagaaaaaaaaaggactaatgaagagaagtaaaaaggaaagtggaaaaaaggcagatgagacaaagatacagtagacaGAGGCAACGACCCTTTAATCCAACCTTataccagacaaccaactgctacacctgtacagaaacacagagaataTGGCGTTACATCTTGGCCAAATACCTTGAGGAGCATATTTGTTAATTCAACAGTGCATTTCTTAATCGAGGGAGCGCATTGCTTTGATCGTTTTTAATtaataacccccccccccccccccactggacaactcagtgactgtgtcagcatgcagaggatgaggaatgaggagtgagcaGAGGTGAGTTTGATCATGCAAATttgaccacgcctccacggaggctagaggcagactaagGTGGCCGAGAGACCTGGGCGATCAGCGGCAATCCTAGAGCATGAAACCAAGCTACCCAACCATAAAGACCCACCCCAGGGAGGGCAGAGGAAGATCCCAGCCAGAGCTCCCCACGGTCATGGGGCATAGGCCCTGGCAGGCCAAGATCAGCACCTGTCAACCtcgccaggcaccggccatccaggccGACCAGAGTGAAGGACACTGAGCCCAGAGGCAGAACCCCTCACCCCCATGGtcttcagctggaaaagggtggagtgttttctccaggttgggaatgaggtcctgccccaagcgGAGGAGTTCaggtatctcagggtcttgttcatgagtgagggaggGATGAAGCAgaagatcgacaggtggattgGCGCGGCATCTGCAGaaatgtggactctgcatcagtaaaggtaaagctctcgatttaccagccAATGTTCCAACCCTCAACTATCATCACGacctgtgggtagtgaccgaaagaacgagattgcgattacaagcggccgaaatgagttttctccgaagggtggccgggctctcccttagagatagggtgagaagcttggtgatccgggaggggctcagaatagagttgctgctcctccacatcgagaggacccagatgaggtggctcaggcatctggtcaggatgcctcctggacgcctccctgtcAGGGGGTGGTGTATGGAGCCAAGGAGTGAAGCGAATGGAGAATGataaagaacagtttattgaaTGTGCTGAAGAGATGCAGGGTTCGCTGGACGGACGGACTGGAGCGGGCAGACTGGACTTTCCGGGATGCAGGTGAAGTGCGGACAGATTCTTGGGAGAGAGATGTCAACAGGTTAGTCTCAGTTTTACACGACAGAATCAGACAACGtacacgactggttaccacgatgagtagtataatccagcgatgactggatgtctgtgtggtggttatatggaggtgaggtgatgatctgatgtcttccagctgcgccgtcctaATCGCGGTGACAATAGGCAGTCCAAATATGGGCAACAGGAAGCACTGATTGCAGATTCGCACGGGCCGTGACAgtgcccccccctcaaggggagCCCCCAGGCGACCCACCAGCCCGACGGCGGTGAAAATCCCGGACGAGGTCGTGGTCCAGAAGGAAGGAACGCGGGACCCAGGACCGCTCCTCCGGGCCATACccctcccagtccaccaggTACTGAAGACCACGACCCCGGCGGCGAACATCCAGGAGACGACGGACAGAGAAAGCCGGACCACCGCCAATGACccgggcgggcggagggggccTGGAAGGAGGGACCAACGGACTGGAAGAAACAGGCTTGAGCTGAGAGACGTGGAAGACAGGATGGATACGCATGGACCGGGGCAGGCGCAGCCTCATGACCGCAGGACTCCGCACCTCCAGGATCTCGAAGGGCCCGAGGTACCGGGGCGACAGCTTACGGGACTCCGTGTGCAGGGGAATGTTCTTTGAGGACAGCCAGACCTGCTGCCCAATCCGGTACGGAGGTGCGGGACCCCTGTGCCGATCCGCACCACGGCGGTTCCGGGCCTCGGTCCTCCCCAGGGCTGTCCTGGCGGCGAGCCACAGCCGGCGACAGCGACCCAGATGACGCTGCACGGAGGGAACAGCGAGCTCCGCCTCCTGGTCCGGGAAGAGCGGAGGCTGATACCCCAGAGAGGCTTCGAAGGGGGAGAGACCTGTGGCTGAGGAGACATGGGAATTGTGAGCGTACTCCACCCAGCACAGGTGACTGCTCCAGGCAGAGGGGTTATCGGCAGCCACGCAGCGCAGGGCGGACTCCAACTCCTGGTTCAGGCGTTCCGCCTGACCGTTGGTCTGTGGATGAAACCCCGAGCTCAGACTGACGGATGCCCCTAGCTCCGAGCAGAACGCCTTCCAGACCCGGGACACGAACTGGGGCCCCCGGTCCGAGACAATGTCCAGAGGAATGCCATGGAGACGGAAAACATGGTTGGACATGATATCAGCAGTCTCCAAAGCGGTGGGCAGCTTGGGCAGTGCCACAAAGTGAGCCGCCTTGGAGAACCGGTCTATGATTGTTAGAATAGTTGTGTTACCTCGGGACGGAGGGAGTCCGGTAACAAAATCCAGAGCTATATGGGACCAGGGCCGCCCAGGAATGGGGAGGGGTCGAAGGAGCCCTGCGGGAGCTTGGGAGGACGTCTTTCCCCGGGCGCAGACTGGACAAGCCCCCACGAATTCCCGGACGTCCTGTCCCAGGGTCGGCCACCAGAACCTCCGCCTGATGAGGGCTGCCGTGCGTGCTCGGCCAGAGTGGCACGCCACGCGGGATGAGTGACCCCACTGAAGGACCTGGGAACGGATATTGTTGGGTACAAAAAGCTTGTTAGGTGGACCGGTACCTGGGTCAGGATGCGCTCGCTGGGCTGCCCGGACATTCTGTTCCACTTCCCAGGTGACGGCAGCGATTATACAGGATGCAGGCAGGATAGGATCAGGATCTGGGGACGGGCCTCCGGAGCCGAACTGGCGTGACAGTGCGTCTGGTTTCACGTTCTTGGTTCCTGGCCTGTAGgtcaaagagaaattaaatcGTCCGAAGAATAATGCCCACCTGGCCTGACGTGCATTCAGCCGCTTGGCCGACTGAATGTATTCGAGGTTGCGGTGATCTGTCCACACGATGAAAGGCCGAGctgctccctccagccagtggcgCCATTCATCCAACGCAAGTTTCACGGCCAGCAGCTCACGGTCCCCCACATCGTAATTGCGTTCCGCCGAGGAGAGGCGACGGGAGAAGAAGGCGCATGGGTGTAATTCGCCGCTTTGCTCCGATCGCTGAGACAGAACCGCTCCCACCCCAGTATCTGATGCGTCCACCTCGACCACGAACTGCCGGGAAGGGTCAGGCTGCGTGAGGACCGGAGCCGAGGCAAAACGTGCCTTCAACTCCTTGAAGGCGGACTCGGCGGAGTCCGACCAGCGAAACGGAGTCTTGGGGGAGGTCAATCCTGTGAGTGGGGCTGCCACCAGGCTGAAGTTCTTGATGAATCGGCGGTAGAAGTTAGCAAAGCCCAGAAAACGCTGCAGAGACTTAACGGAGTCCGGTGTGGGCCAATCCAACACCGCCCGAACCTTCGCCTGGTCGGTCTGCATCTGCCCGCTCGTGAAAACGTAACCTAAGAAGCTGACCGTATCCGAGTGAAAATGGCACTTCTCCGCCTTTACGTACAGTTTGTTTTCGAGGAGTCTCTGTAGTACTAATCGGACGTGTTTCTTGTGTTCTGACAGGGTTTTGGAATATATGAGAATGTCGTCCAGATAAACGAAAACAAACCGGTTGAGGAAGTCTCGGAGCACGTCGTTTACCAGGGCTTGGAACACCCCCGGGGCGTTGGTGAGGCCGAAGGGCATGACTAGGTACTCAAAATGCCCCAGGGGGGTCTTGAAGGCGGTTTTCCACTCGTCGCCCTCCTTCACGCTGACCAGGTAATAGGCGTTACGGAGGTCAAGCTTGGTGAAGATGGTGGAGCCGAGCAGTGCCTCGAAAGCAGAGTCGATCAGGGGGAGAGGGTAAGTATTGCGGACGGTGATCTTGTTCAGGGCCCGGTAGTCGATGCAGGGACGAAGGGTCTTATCCTTTTTGGTGACGAAAAAGAATCCAGCAGCCAGCGGGGAGGAAGAGTGTCGAATTATCCCGGCATCGAGGGACTCCTGGATGTATTTCTCCATAGTGACTCGTTCCGGCCCGGAGATGTTGTACAGTCTACTGTTAGGAAGAGAGGAAC includes the following:
- the psmb8a gene encoding proteasome subunit beta type-8 isoform X1; amino-acid sequence: MALAEVSGFNPYSEFCRQIFRAGQTHLEDRPSHYSFGTKTQEFAVPLGVEPAGFLKSCNSEGGVSIDLNHGTTTLAFKFKHGVIVAVDSRASAGRYLASNDVNKVIEINPYLLGTMSGSAADCQYWERLLAKECRLYKLRNNQRISVSAASKLLSNMMLGYKGMGLSMGSMICGWDKQGPGLYYVDDNGTRLSGRMFSTGCGNSYAYGVVDSGYKEDMTVEEAYELGRRGIAHATHRDAYSGGVVNMYHMQEDGWIKVCKEDVSELIHHYRKGMF
- the psmb8a gene encoding proteasome subunit beta type-8 isoform X2, translated to MALAEVSGFNPYSEFCRQIFRAGQTHLEDRPSHYSFGTKTQEFAVPLGVEPAGFLKSCNSEGGVSIDLNHGTTTLAFKFKHGVIVAVDSRASAGRYLASNDVNKVIEINPYLLGTMSGSAADCQYWERLLAKECRLYKLRNNQRISVSAASKLLSNMMLGYKGMGLSMGSMICGWDKQGPGLYYVDDNGTRLSGRMFSTGCGNSYAYGVVDSGYKEDMTVEEAYELGRRGIAHATHRDAYSGGVVNSEFEDLSKL
- the psmb13a gene encoding proteasome 20S subunit beta 13a; the protein is MALSNVLETPAAGFNFDNAARNAALEGLFDGAKTPNPMKTGTTIAGVVFKDGVVLGADTRATSSDVVADKMCAKIHYISPNMYCCGAGTAADTEKTTDLLSSNLTIFSMNSGRNPRVVMAVNILQDMLYRYHGQIGASLILGGVDCTGNHLYTVGPYGSVNKVPYLAMGSGDLAALGILEDGFKHDLELEKAKELVRDAIHAGIMSDLGSGNNIDICVITKEGVDYIRPYQESQYKDKRKMKYKYQPGTTAVLTEKVVPFHVEVVQETVQQMDTV